In Nymphaea colorata isolate Beijing-Zhang1983 chromosome 3, ASM883128v2, whole genome shotgun sequence, a genomic segment contains:
- the LOC116251516 gene encoding uncharacterized protein LOC116251516 yields MAPKFAEASTVDACGAPELPKDRPVELPWPSSVPGGTRRFCNKSDGGGSGCWTADFSGKEDAYQVLGVASTCSSAEIKASFRKLAKETHPDLQFRADSAATQRFLQIVAAYEILSDAERRAHYDIYLLSKKKPSLQRRSSRVSTVHVYDDHVTESGQIEVVEWLKRYRLAIHDILSEDIVVGSSYLEQLEGELYSAIRKAYFGPHIESLDLLPECFEAEERCGEETAEVLHLVSGRLLFGFVQIVNELPELSVERLSALPSAAAKVQKPSEDMSLSADYSAHRYFVEAEPSVHGNLAKQLMLNDEHEVDKPDAYKDVELHIAGNIIATATRVPPSQPHGDLPTEGSDDCINVFLYRHYHNHDDYSSASVSATPADSKILLGTITGLGTSPHEGLCSVYDCNGRKTHVIIKHRTMWVKHMHWYQVGDRVSSCECRCRRAQLPSSRFWLFEPRCGMHNIGGWYVETFGRDKKGRMVASKRQWDDIQDPYMDNKTERRLHPAMYLMALAYRTLDLEEARKKRLFVRDVVVPKLSSLVSWCKKFV; encoded by the exons ATGGCGCCTAAGTTCGCCGAGGCTTCTACAGTTGATGCCTGTGGCGCCCCCGAGCTTCCCAAGGACAGACCGGTAGAATTACCGTGGCCGTCTTCCGTTCCAGGAGGCACAAGGAGATTCTGTAACAAAAGCGATGGTGGCGGCAGCGGGTGTTGGACGGCAGACTTCTCAGGAAAGGAGGACGCTTACCAGGTTCTTGGGGTTGCCTCAACTTGCAGCTCCGCCGAGATCAAGGCGTCATTCCGAAAACTAGCGAAGGAAACCCATCCTGACCTCCAATTCCGTGCAGATTCGGCTGCCACTCAAAGGTTTCTTCAAATTGTTGCGGCTTATGAG ATTCTGTCAGACGCTGAAAGAAGGGCTCACTACgacatttatttgttatctAAGAAGAAGCCATCACTTCAAAGGAGATCTTCGAGAGTTTCAACAGTGCACGTGTATGATGACCATGTCACAGAATCGGGGCAGATAGAAGTGGTGGAGTGGTTAAAACGTTACCGTCTCGCGATTCATGACATCTTGTCCGAAGATATTGTGGTGGGTTCTAGCTACTTGGAGCAACTAGAGGGCGAACTTTATTCAGCTATTAGAAAAGCGTATTTTGGTCCGCATATCGAGTCCCTGGATCTTCTGCCAGAGTGTTTTGAAGCAGAGGAAAGGTGTGGAGAAGAAACTGCAGAGGTGCTGCACCTGGTCTCAGGGCGCCTTCTCTTTGGATTTGTCCAGATTGTCAATGAGCTTCCCGAGCTATCAGTTGAAAGACTATCTGCTCTGCCGTCTGCGGCTGCTAAAGTTCAAAAACCCAGCGAGGATATGAGTTTGTCCGCTGATTACTCTGCACATCGTTATTTTGTGGAAGCTGAACCTTCAGTACATGGCAACCTGGCAAAACAGCTTATGCTGAATGATGAACATGAAGTTGATAAACCTGATGCATATAAAGATGTAGAGTTGCATATTGCAGGCAATATCATTGCAACTGCAACAAGAGTTCCTCCCAGCCAGCCTCATGGAGACTTGCCAACAGAAGGCTCTGATGACTGCATAAATGTATTCCTGTATAGACATTATCATAATCATGATGACTACAGCTCGGCATCTGTTTCAGCTACTCCAGCAGACTCCAAGATTCTGCTAGGTACAATCACTGGATTGGGAACTAGCCCACACGAAGGTTTATGCTCTGTCTATGATTGCAATGGTAGAAAAACCCATGTCATCATCAAACACAGGACAATGTGG GTGAAGCACATGCATTGGTATCAGGTTGGTGATCGCGTTTCATCTTGTGAATGCAGATGTCGGCGAGCGCAATTACCTTCCAGCAG GTTTTGGCTGTTTGAACCACGTTGTGGTATGCACAATATTGGTGGTTGGTATGTTGAAACATTTGGACGAGATAAGAAAGGAAGAATGGTTGCATCTAAAAGGCAGTGGGATGACATTCAGGATCCTTACATGGATAATAAAACTGAAAG GAGGCTCCATCCGGCAATGTACTTAATGGCACTTGCATATAGAACTCTTGACCTTGAAGAGGcaaggaagaagagattgttTGTCCGAGATGTGGTTGTACCAAAGCTATCTAGTCTTGTAAGTTGGTGCAAGAAATTTGTATAA